From Marivirga harenae, one genomic window encodes:
- a CDS encoding GAF domain-containing protein, with protein sequence MKKINFNSIKSRMIIGYGSMAMLIVIVVFITLSQIANIMKMGNDVLENKQPSRMYVDAMKSGVRHSNITVQNYLLSGNEQLKKEITDIWNKEIQSAKDSIDSLKTHWNNPENIIIYEKLSRLAERIKKNQQEVLNNAQFGGGDVSLSLFNYPNMEGDTIYGTNDLQNWIDDELNNQSSNSNPNGLLYEENLKALSDEFDERAGVLCSNLEKQSLEIGEQIFAARDRFVIVETTIVIVAIILCFILYRFARKQIKSSIDTLQDEVKILSEGNIPETKAHTNDELDIILEEIHTLSSNLANVKDFALEVGKGSFDSDISVFNNQGDIGTSLAEMRDSLKNVSEEARIRNWTNKGSAEFGDILRKFNNNIAELSNHVITFMVKYLNANQGSIFIVDEDENGEESLHLTATYAYDRKKFIEKTIQPGQGLVGQVYLEKQSIYMKELPKNYITITSGLGKATPNSIFIVPLIANNIVYGVIEIGTFTEFTENERKFIEDVGENIASSVQSVKINERTNRLLEDSQQMTEEMRAQEEEMRQNMEELQATQEEMERSQKENNERLTAMEKSGLAYVEFTPSGEIITADETFIKLFGYNSIDEIKGRHHRIFVSNEYANSEEYHSFWDNLRTGEIQSGIFDRYTKNGRKIHVKGTYTVLRNQNDEITKIIKFAFDISEIYQNLAALQKEKVTLNDQLENIEGKIQGTGEGGLDDLKKYQKQLKKSLINKLQKNEDELKASLEKQKRNLGLS encoded by the coding sequence ATGAAAAAAATAAATTTCAATTCCATAAAAAGTCGAATGATTATTGGCTATGGCAGTATGGCGATGTTGATCGTTATTGTGGTTTTTATAACGCTTTCACAAATCGCCAATATCATGAAAATGGGCAATGATGTTTTGGAAAATAAACAGCCCTCCCGGATGTATGTAGATGCAATGAAAAGTGGAGTTCGACATTCCAATATTACTGTACAAAATTATTTGCTTTCGGGTAATGAACAACTGAAAAAGGAAATCACTGATATTTGGAACAAGGAAATTCAATCAGCTAAAGACAGTATTGATTCGCTAAAAACACATTGGAACAATCCTGAAAACATCATTATTTACGAAAAGCTGAGTAGGCTGGCTGAAAGAATTAAGAAAAATCAACAAGAAGTATTGAATAATGCTCAGTTTGGAGGAGGGGATGTTAGTCTATCGTTATTCAATTATCCAAATATGGAAGGTGATACGATTTACGGTACTAATGATTTACAAAATTGGATTGATGATGAGTTGAATAATCAGAGTTCAAATAGTAATCCAAATGGGCTTTTATATGAAGAAAATCTAAAAGCTTTGAGCGATGAATTTGATGAGAGAGCAGGTGTTTTGTGTTCTAACCTAGAAAAACAATCTTTAGAAATTGGAGAACAAATTTTTGCAGCTCGTGACAGATTTGTAATAGTTGAAACCACCATTGTAATTGTTGCTATAATATTATGCTTCATTCTTTATCGCTTTGCCCGGAAGCAAATAAAAAGCAGTATTGACACCCTGCAAGACGAGGTTAAAATTCTTAGCGAAGGGAATATTCCTGAAACCAAAGCCCATACAAATGATGAACTGGACATCATATTGGAAGAAATTCACACCTTATCAAGCAACTTGGCAAATGTAAAGGATTTTGCTTTAGAAGTCGGAAAAGGAAGTTTTGATAGTGATATTTCTGTATTTAATAATCAGGGAGATATAGGTACTTCCTTGGCAGAAATGCGGGATAGTCTAAAAAATGTATCTGAGGAAGCTAGAATCAGAAATTGGACCAATAAAGGCTCTGCAGAATTCGGTGACATTTTAAGAAAATTTAACAATAATATTGCCGAATTAAGCAACCATGTCATCACATTTATGGTCAAGTACTTAAATGCCAATCAGGGTAGCATTTTCATTGTGGATGAAGACGAAAATGGAGAAGAGTCTTTACATTTAACAGCCACCTATGCCTATGATAGGAAGAAATTTATAGAAAAGACAATCCAGCCAGGACAAGGTCTAGTTGGGCAAGTGTATTTAGAGAAACAATCTATTTACATGAAAGAACTGCCTAAAAACTATATCACCATCACTTCTGGTTTGGGAAAAGCGACACCAAATAGTATTTTCATAGTCCCCTTAATAGCCAACAATATAGTTTATGGAGTAATTGAAATTGGTACTTTTACAGAGTTCACTGAAAATGAAAGGAAATTTATAGAGGACGTAGGAGAAAATATTGCCTCGTCAGTTCAATCAGTAAAAATTAATGAGAGGACAAATAGGCTGCTAGAAGACTCGCAGCAAATGACTGAAGAAATGCGGGCTCAAGAAGAGGAAATGCGCCAAAACATGGAAGAGTTGCAAGCAACTCAGGAAGAGATGGAACGCTCACAAAAAGAAAATAATGAGCGACTAACGGCAATGGAAAAAAGTGGACTGGCCTACGTTGAGTTTACACCATCTGGTGAAATAATTACAGCTGATGAAACTTTTATTAAATTGTTTGGATATAATTCTATTGATGAAATAAAGGGCAGACACCATCGAATATTTGTAAGTAATGAGTATGCCAATTCTGAAGAATATCATAGCTTCTGGGACAATCTAAGAACTGGAGAAATTCAAAGTGGTATTTTCGATCGGTACACGAAAAATGGTAGAAAAATTCATGTCAAAGGGACTTACACAGTTTTAAGGAACCAAAATGATGAGATCACAAAAATTATCAAATTTGCATTTGATATAAGCGAAATTTATCAGAATCTTGCGGCTTTACAAAAGGAAAAAGTAACGTTAAATGATCAACTGGAAAATATAGAAGGAAAGATCCAAGGTACTGGAGAAGGGGGATTAGATGACTTGAAAAAGTATCAAAAACAGTTGAAGAAATCTTTAATTAATAAGCTTCAAAAAAATGAGGACGAATTAAAAGCCTCTCTCGAAAAACAAAAGAGAAATCTAGGCCTTTCCTAA
- a CDS encoding DASH family cryptochrome codes for MYKKHRKSLIWFRRNLRLEDNQALWEGIQNSGSYLLLYIFDEKDWEDNPLGMRRSSDLKLNFIWQSVLDLKQNIERKGGQLVIRKGNAIKIIEEFLSESKFDALYAPKEAGTEEAQVEKSIEELCIRSKLEVNFYAQTTLFHEDDIPWPINKLPNIFTQFRKENEKQTEVRELFATPDDLSASVKLIDDFQYANLGIIETEIDEKSVLNFEGGESKAWERLNYYFWESSLLKEYKNTRNGLLGPDYSSKFSPWLAQGCISPKSIYYQVKKYEKERKKNQSTYWLIFELIWRDYFHFVLKKYGTKLFQKEGIKGEGVNWKWDLQVFEKWKNGETGVPFIDANMNELNASGFMSNRGRQNVASFLVKDLGLDWRMGAWYFEHQLIDHDVASNWGNWAYVAGVGNDPRDNRYFNILSQAKKYDSKGEYVRYWIPELQEIEGFNIHKISLMKASELKNIDNFIPEVYLKPTVDMGKWEY; via the coding sequence ATGTATAAAAAGCACCGAAAATCACTAATTTGGTTTAGAAGAAATCTCAGACTGGAAGATAATCAAGCACTTTGGGAAGGAATTCAAAATTCTGGGTCTTATTTATTGCTGTATATTTTTGATGAAAAGGATTGGGAAGATAATCCATTGGGAATGAGGCGATCTTCGGATTTGAAATTAAATTTTATTTGGCAATCAGTCTTAGATTTAAAGCAAAACATTGAGAGAAAAGGAGGGCAGTTAGTAATTCGAAAAGGTAATGCTATTAAAATTATTGAAGAGTTTTTATCCGAAAGTAAATTTGATGCACTTTATGCTCCTAAGGAAGCTGGAACAGAGGAAGCGCAAGTAGAAAAATCTATTGAGGAGTTGTGCATCAGAAGCAAGTTAGAAGTTAATTTTTACGCTCAAACAACGCTTTTTCATGAAGACGATATCCCTTGGCCTATCAATAAATTACCAAATATTTTCACGCAATTCAGAAAGGAAAATGAAAAGCAAACGGAAGTTCGAGAGTTGTTTGCTACGCCTGATGATTTGTCAGCCTCAGTCAAGTTGATAGACGATTTTCAATACGCTAACTTAGGAATTATTGAGACTGAAATAGACGAAAAATCTGTATTAAACTTTGAGGGTGGAGAAAGTAAAGCTTGGGAAAGACTGAACTATTATTTTTGGGAATCGAGCTTATTGAAAGAGTATAAAAACACCAGGAATGGTTTATTAGGACCTGACTATTCTTCTAAATTTTCTCCTTGGCTTGCACAGGGCTGTATTTCTCCAAAATCTATTTATTACCAAGTCAAGAAATATGAAAAAGAACGAAAAAAAAATCAATCAACCTATTGGCTGATTTTTGAACTCATTTGGAGAGATTATTTTCATTTCGTCTTAAAGAAATATGGAACCAAGCTCTTTCAGAAGGAAGGCATTAAAGGAGAGGGAGTGAATTGGAAATGGGATTTACAAGTATTTGAGAAATGGAAAAATGGAGAAACAGGAGTCCCATTCATTGATGCTAATATGAATGAGCTAAATGCATCTGGATTTATGAGTAACAGAGGCAGGCAAAATGTAGCTAGTTTCTTAGTGAAAGATTTAGGATTGGATTGGCGAATGGGGGCTTGGTATTTCGAGCATCAGTTAATTGATCATGATGTGGCCAGCAATTGGGGGAACTGGGCCTATGTAGCGGGTGTAGGAAATGACCCTCGGGATAACCGTTATTTCAATATCTTAAGCCAGGCAAAAAAATATGATAGTAAAGGAGAATATGTGCGTTATTGGATTCCAGAATTGCAGGAAATTGAGGGTTTTAATATTCATAAGATTTCATTAATGAAAGCTTCTGAATTGAAGAATATTGATAATTTTATTCCGGAAGTGTACTTGAAACCAACAGTTGATATGGGAAAGTGGGAGTATTAA
- the tpiA gene encoding triose-phosphate isomerase: MRQKIVAGNWKMNKTLAEAQALTSEIANMVEDEAPANVKVVIAAPFPFIYAIENLIPEMGKIVLAGQNCHHEDAGAFTGEVSAPMLKSLGAQYVILGHSERRQHFSETDAELAKKTDNALKNDLKVIFCCGEPLDIREANTQNEYVTKQLTNSLFHLSADEFKNIVIAYEPIWAIGTGKTASSDQAQDMHKTIRQHIASKFGEEVANETSILYGGSCKPDNAKELFSQPDVDGGLIGGASLKSRDFTDIIKSF, encoded by the coding sequence ATGAGACAAAAAATAGTAGCAGGAAACTGGAAAATGAATAAAACTTTAGCAGAAGCACAAGCATTGACTTCTGAAATTGCAAATATGGTGGAAGATGAAGCTCCTGCCAATGTTAAAGTAGTAATTGCTGCTCCTTTTCCTTTTATATATGCAATTGAAAATCTAATCCCTGAGATGGGCAAAATTGTTTTGGCAGGACAAAATTGTCATCATGAAGATGCTGGTGCTTTTACAGGTGAAGTTTCTGCCCCTATGCTGAAATCTTTAGGTGCTCAATATGTGATTTTAGGGCATAGTGAAAGGAGACAGCACTTTTCCGAAACTGATGCTGAACTAGCAAAAAAGACAGATAATGCGCTTAAAAATGATCTGAAAGTAATTTTTTGTTGCGGTGAGCCATTGGATATCAGAGAAGCTAATACTCAAAATGAATATGTAACCAAGCAATTGACCAATAGCTTATTTCATTTATCCGCGGACGAATTCAAAAATATTGTGATTGCTTATGAACCCATATGGGCAATTGGAACAGGTAAAACGGCAAGTTCAGATCAAGCTCAGGATATGCACAAAACGATCCGCCAGCATATTGCATCCAAATTTGGTGAAGAGGTAGCAAATGAAACATCAATTTTATATGGTGGGAGCTGCAAACCTGATAATGCGAAGGAATTGTTTTCTCAGCCTGATGTAGATGGAGGTTTAATTGGAGGGGCTTCTTTAAAATCAAGAGACTTTACAGATATTATCAAATCATTTTAA
- the prmA gene encoding 50S ribosomal protein L11 methyltransferase: MSYISLEVSCTEDFIEIFMAELAQIGFSTFQEKEDGSGLFAYSEENQIIEASQIEELFKQYFELTTVTYQLGTIEKENWNADWEKNYQPIEVENKILVRADFHSPNPKFPVEIIVTPKMSFGTGHHETTYQMLKLMQDKELTGKRVLDAGCGTGILAILASIKGASTVDAYDLDEWAVENTKENFSLNSCDKSVYKVWQGEVESIPVEAKYDLVLANINKNILLADIQHLQQHLEKGGSLMLSGFYENDIDDILNECQKFSLELTNQSVRNQWTALLLRKNK, translated from the coding sequence ATGAGCTATATTTCTTTAGAGGTAAGCTGCACCGAAGATTTTATAGAGATTTTCATGGCGGAGTTGGCACAAATAGGATTCTCTACCTTTCAGGAAAAGGAGGATGGATCTGGTCTTTTTGCCTATTCAGAGGAGAATCAAATAATAGAAGCTTCTCAAATAGAGGAGCTTTTTAAGCAGTATTTCGAACTGACTACAGTTACTTATCAATTGGGAACAATAGAAAAGGAAAACTGGAATGCAGATTGGGAGAAGAATTATCAGCCCATTGAAGTGGAGAATAAAATTCTTGTTCGTGCTGATTTTCATTCGCCTAATCCAAAATTTCCTGTTGAGATTATCGTAACTCCCAAAATGTCATTTGGAACTGGGCATCATGAGACTACTTATCAGATGCTAAAATTGATGCAAGACAAGGAGTTGACTGGTAAAAGAGTTCTAGATGCTGGATGTGGAACAGGAATCTTGGCTATCTTAGCTTCAATTAAAGGGGCCTCAACAGTAGATGCTTATGACCTTGACGAATGGGCGGTTGAAAATACAAAAGAGAATTTTTCGTTAAATTCATGTGATAAATCTGTTTATAAAGTCTGGCAAGGAGAAGTGGAGAGTATCCCAGTTGAGGCTAAGTACGATTTAGTTTTAGCTAATATAAATAAAAATATTTTGCTTGCAGATATTCAACATTTACAACAACATCTTGAAAAAGGGGGGAGTTTGATGCTAAGCGGGTTTTATGAAAATGATATTGATGATATTTTGAATGAATGCCAAAAATTTTCGTTAGAGCTAACAAATCAATCGGTAAGGAACCAATGGACAGCACTTTTGCTTAGAAAGAATAAATGA
- a CDS encoding dipeptidase, producing the protein MITKEETGQYLSENKQRFLDELFDLLRIPSVSADPKFSGDVKKAAEFMKTKFEEAGAENVEVCATAGHPIVYADKIIDPKLPTVLVYGHYDVQPADPYELWDSEPFNPVIKNGKIVARGSADDKGQMYIHVKAFEMMMRKGGVPCNVKFMIEGEEEVGSENLEIFIAENKEKLKADVIVISDTSMIANEHPSMAISLKGISYLEVEVTGPNRDLHSGVYGGAVANPINVLTRMITSLQDENRKVTVPGFYDKVVELTQEERDKMNLAPFNLNEFKKDLDIDDVEGEASYNTLERMGIRPTLDVNGIWGGYIGEGAKTVLPSKASAKISMRLVPNQNHHEITALFQKHFESIAPESVKVKVTPHHGGMPYVTPTDTDSYKAAERAFEKVWGKKPIPTREGGSIPIVSLFKDILGLDSILMGFGLNSDAIHSPNESFGVENYLKGIETVALFHQYFAELDKK; encoded by the coding sequence ATGATAACTAAAGAAGAAACAGGACAATATTTAAGCGAAAACAAGCAAAGATTTTTGGATGAGCTTTTCGATTTACTAAGAATTCCAAGCGTCAGTGCGGACCCTAAATTCAGTGGAGACGTGAAAAAAGCTGCTGAATTCATGAAAACTAAATTTGAGGAGGCTGGTGCTGAAAATGTAGAAGTTTGTGCAACTGCTGGTCATCCGATTGTTTATGCCGATAAAATAATTGATCCTAAGTTGCCAACTGTTTTGGTTTATGGTCATTATGATGTTCAGCCTGCGGATCCGTATGAGCTCTGGGATTCTGAGCCCTTTAACCCTGTTATCAAAAACGGGAAAATTGTAGCCAGGGGATCTGCCGATGACAAAGGTCAAATGTATATTCATGTTAAAGCCTTTGAGATGATGATGCGCAAAGGGGGAGTTCCTTGCAATGTTAAATTTATGATTGAAGGTGAAGAAGAGGTTGGTTCGGAAAATCTTGAAATATTCATAGCGGAGAATAAAGAAAAACTAAAGGCGGATGTAATCGTGATATCGGATACTTCCATGATTGCCAACGAACACCCTTCCATGGCAATAAGTCTAAAAGGCATAAGTTATCTTGAAGTTGAAGTCACTGGACCCAATAGAGATTTACACTCTGGAGTTTACGGAGGTGCTGTTGCTAATCCAATAAATGTATTGACCCGCATGATTACTTCACTTCAAGATGAAAATAGGAAAGTAACAGTTCCTGGTTTCTATGATAAGGTGGTAGAATTGACACAGGAAGAAAGAGATAAAATGAATCTAGCGCCTTTCAATCTGAATGAATTCAAAAAGGATTTAGATATTGATGATGTTGAAGGTGAAGCTTCTTACAATACGCTAGAAAGAATGGGTATTAGACCCACCTTGGACGTCAACGGTATTTGGGGAGGATATATAGGTGAAGGAGCCAAAACTGTATTACCTTCAAAGGCAAGTGCTAAAATATCGATGCGATTAGTGCCTAATCAAAATCATCATGAAATAACAGCACTTTTTCAGAAACACTTTGAAAGTATTGCTCCTGAAAGCGTAAAAGTGAAAGTTACTCCTCATCACGGTGGAATGCCTTACGTTACGCCAACGGATACGGATTCTTATAAAGCCGCTGAAAGAGCATTTGAAAAAGTATGGGGCAAAAAACCAATTCCTACGCGAGAGGGAGGAAGTATTCCAATTGTCTCCTTGTTTAAAGATATTTTGGGTCTTGATAGTATTTTGATGGGGTTTGGTCTTAATTCAGACGCAATACATTCACCAAATGAAAGTTTTGGTGTTGAGAATTATTTAAAAGGGATTGAAACTGTTGCTTTATTCCATCAATATTTCGCTGAGCTAGACAAAAAATAA
- a CDS encoding sodium:calcium antiporter, whose amino-acid sequence MGELLLYIGIILISTWAVWKGGSLLEESSEKLSDYYHLPPLIQGTIITAVGSSFPELAATVLSTLLHGKFDLGVSAIVGSAIFNILVIPGISAVLVKRMPADLSLIYKDTQYYIISVFVLFITFALAYIYFPISVNPGNMEGTMTRWIAIIPIVFYGLYLFIQGMETRDYRRDHGKRAVLGIDKESVNIRKDWIKLIISLVLIVASVEGLVSGAIFLGEFFNTPDFIWGITIVAGATSIPDAVVSIKIARKFKGSISLGNVLGSNIFDLLVAVPVGVLIAGTAVVNFTVAAPLMLFLALITIIMFIFLRTNLALVRWEGIVLLVLYVFFVAWMILETLGITSIVIK is encoded by the coding sequence ATGGGAGAACTTTTATTATATATTGGAATTATATTAATTTCCACCTGGGCAGTTTGGAAAGGAGGAAGTCTCCTTGAAGAATCTTCTGAAAAACTATCCGACTATTATCACCTACCCCCTTTGATTCAAGGTACCATAATCACAGCTGTTGGCTCTAGCTTTCCTGAATTAGCAGCAACAGTTTTATCTACCTTACTCCACGGTAAGTTTGATCTGGGAGTATCAGCAATAGTTGGATCAGCCATATTTAATATTTTGGTTATACCTGGTATTTCTGCGGTTCTGGTTAAAAGAATGCCCGCAGATTTAAGCTTAATATATAAAGACACTCAATATTACATTATTTCAGTTTTTGTACTGTTCATTACCTTCGCATTAGCATATATCTATTTCCCAATTTCAGTTAATCCTGGGAATATGGAAGGTACCATGACAAGATGGATAGCTATTATTCCAATCGTTTTTTACGGTCTATATCTATTTATACAAGGAATGGAAACCCGTGATTATAGAAGAGACCACGGGAAAAGAGCAGTATTAGGTATTGATAAAGAGAGCGTAAACATTAGAAAGGACTGGATTAAGTTAATTATCAGTCTTGTTTTGATCGTTGCCAGTGTGGAAGGCTTGGTTAGTGGAGCTATATTTTTAGGTGAGTTTTTCAATACGCCTGATTTTATTTGGGGCATAACAATAGTTGCTGGCGCTACAAGTATTCCTGATGCGGTAGTTAGTATTAAAATTGCTAGAAAATTTAAAGGCTCCATTAGTTTAGGAAATGTTCTAGGTAGTAATATTTTTGATTTATTAGTAGCTGTTCCTGTTGGGGTATTGATAGCAGGAACCGCGGTTGTCAACTTCACGGTTGCTGCTCCTTTAATGTTATTTTTAGCGCTCATTACTATTATTATGTTCATATTCTTGAGAACTAATCTAGCATTAGTTAGATGGGAAGGCATTGTATTATTAGTACTATATGTCTTTTTTGTTGCCTGGATGATTTTGGAGACTTTAGGAATAACCTCCATAGTCATAAAATAG
- the rbfA gene encoding 30S ribosome-binding factor RbfA, with amino-acid sequence MAAGSRQKKYSSLLQKDLSEIFQKQMANSFGKAFITITDVEVSPDLSFAKVYLSLMLSDKPNETLERIQERKSEIRKHLGNRIGKQVRIIPELAFFMDETLENANRIDDILSKLDIPPEEEDEDDDENRD; translated from the coding sequence ATGGCGGCAGGTTCAAGACAAAAAAAGTATTCCAGTTTATTACAAAAAGATTTGAGTGAAATTTTCCAAAAACAAATGGCTAATTCCTTTGGAAAGGCATTTATTACCATTACTGATGTTGAAGTTTCTCCTGATTTGAGTTTTGCTAAAGTCTATCTAAGTCTTATGCTTTCTGATAAGCCAAACGAAACCTTGGAAAGGATCCAGGAAAGAAAAAGCGAGATTAGAAAACATTTGGGAAATAGAATAGGGAAACAAGTAAGGATAATTCCTGAACTGGCTTTCTTTATGGATGAAACCTTGGAGAATGCGAACCGAATCGATGACATCCTTTCAAAATTGGATATCCCTCCTGAAGAGGAGGATGAAGACGATGATGAAAATAGAGATTAA